The genomic region CTAagcttacataataataataataataataataataataataataataataataataataataataataataataataataataaatatttttatcattattacttcCATTattggtggccgggtagctcagttcgtagaacagctggctacggactggaaggtccggggttcaatcccaggtggtgacaggattttttctcgttgcaaaactttcagaacggccccgaggttcactcagcctcctataaaattgagtaccgggtctttcccgggggtaaaaggcggtcaaagcgtggtaccgaccacatcacctcgttctagtgccgaggtcatggaaagcatggggctctacctccattcccccgaagtgccttcatggcatgttacggggataactttacttttttttacttctattattattattattattattattattattattattattattattattattattattattattattattattatactttctaGTCATAGAGTTCGTATGATACAAATCTATGAGTTCGCGCCAGCTTCTCAGTTCCGACACGGCAGGTAGGCGGCTCTATCAGCCGCCCGCACAACTTTACAACGTCGCTTTCTATCCGCGTGTGTGAGAGATAACTGTCAACACCTtactagttttgtatagactgtagtttGAAACGAAATTCTTCTCTTGAGGGTGCGCTACATCATGCTACGGCTCTTATTTATCgcaaatcgtgtttttaccccgTTTAAATCGAGCGTGAATTTAAGGTGTCGGTGCAAAATGTGAACAATCCAGCTCCCTGAACGGATCAAACCACAAAATGTCAATTTTCACGAGTACTGTTCTTTATGTAAATGTTAATACcagctgcatttataattataattcattgttgAATCTGTATTTACAGCTGGACGAAGTGTGTTAAGAGTTTTTCTTCAATAAAGTTGTTGGAAGCTAGTAACTGCTCAGGTACCACAGCTTATAGGTTGCTGTTTTTAAAAACATGGAAGACGATGTGAAAGTTGGAGAATATTCAAGAGGCTCGAGGAAGAGACAGAAAAGCACAACGAAAAGAACAAGAGCATAAGAAGAAAGataaatactaattttaactctcttaggctgattatctggttgatttTCTTTCCGAGGTTTGGCCTAATGTAAGACAGAAGTCATATAATCCCATGGCCAGTCCTCTGAGTAATTCCTCCACATATCAAACTATTACCAAGTCCGGCGactgagaaaaaaataatgaaagcaTAAATATAATGGCTAATGActttgaatgagtgaatggaagaggaagaaaggaagagttACGATATGTAAGGTACacgataatcgcgtccttgcaaggggttcatGGGTCTCATCTTTATGTAGCTCCTAGCCTAAAGGCCAGTTGTCTCAATTGGGTCCCACTATCCTATTTGCGTACCGTACGTAATTGGTAGACTTGCTAGGATACGGAGGGTGTATAATTGccagaaaatgcttaataatgtTAAAGAATAATGCGAGAAGCCATTGACAGACCTCCCTCCCAAATTTGTGATATTCAGGATCCTTTGTCGATGATGTCAGATTGCACGAGCATAGTAAATATGTAACTTGTTGCAAGATTTCATTCGAAGGTAGGCCTGTCTAATGAAATATTCACTATTCGGATTTAGATCCAAAGTTGTTTTTCGTGTTATTTTAGGATCTCTTTTGACGTTCGtttaaagcagcggtgaccacactaggtatcgtgattacatcgtgtaatcaaagacattcatactggtaaggggagtttcctgtacattgctctctgtctagtttacgtactgaaggtaagcagtgtcggtatcatgtcgctctacaaaccttctgtctctacgagcaggaacagaaggtttcgtataGAGTGGGAAGATGAATTTATTCCATGTTTTGTCGGAGAaagtgtaatatgttgctttgctcaacggttcaattagtagtagtatatagaagcgacattacagaacATTActctgaatacacaggcataatagatattattattattattattattattattattattattattattattattattattattattattattattatttatcagcagtTGTTACCATAACTATTACATACGTacctcaatatataggcctacatcttcccttgaatgatacGCCGTATCTcccttttaatttcttttttaatcttttggtgactattatcagttatttaatagttattgaataataataataataataataataataataataataataaatataaagaaacttgttgaatattacgtgctagtgtagtaatgaaacgagctattaaactccaagaactgaaatcagccttaaatcatcgtcatgaagagaaagatgacataaataaatgtaaggaagccagctatctagtggcgaacgaaatagatcgttctcttaagccttccaacgaaggagagttttataaaagcgtaatgatcaaggtggttgaaataatttgtccaatgaaaattaattaattttgaaaaactgctcatttctcgactaaatatccagaagagaattcaggaaatttctgagtgtgttcattgaggaatatttaaaaaagcaagaaaatttgtatatatattttaattggttcttgatgacagtaatgCCATTAccgatacagcaaaacttgcgatttttattcgcggggttgataaagaactcaatgttagtgcacgaaccatcactggttgtagttttcatgtcatgtacctctcccccgtctccttacttcatagactgtctctcgcgtgtaatcactgccgttcgagttttggtcaccgctggtttaaAGCATTAAAGTTCTTTATCGGAAGAAACTGACGTATTTTCTATGTGTTCAAGATGGAGAAACTAAATAATGTGGGAAGTTGTACGAAATTAAGAAGACTACATTGCACATTTTGTATCTGTAATTGTCCCGTACTGCATTGTAGGTTTTATCCATTaacttaaaagaataaaataatttttaattctccTATGAAAATTGGCAGGGGATTCAAATAAATCCCAAAAATTCCGTGGAAAATCTAAAACTCTAATTGAAGTAATGAAAATATACGTGTGTACTTCGGCGGTTGGATTATGCATTGGACGGTCTGTCTGAGAGCGTTCGattgacggtgattacacgcattcttatgaggctgcagcatactgcatcgcgTCTTGGGACATttcgtccgatgcagtatgccagtaatgtcagagttgtaagctccaaagcggttgtggagctagagagtgcagtcggagcgtgaacttatgtctgtggaaacaccggagcacgcaacgagtcatattggagcgctccgctccgtttagtctctgtctgacaacgctgcagtATGCGGTGGGCCTTACTGTAACAGTGTAGTGTCTTTTTTCACTACTGGCGGGttcttgactgttcgtcattcgcGCATATGTAAACAGtggtgtagaccaatttaccgacagagtcctTGCCCATGTTGCGCCGTGTGAGGATAGTCTACTCTACACCCCCTCGATGAAATGAAAAGATAGAGCTTTATTGGGATGCCACGGGGGGACTCGAAGCTTCCGAAGAAAATCCCTGTGATATCTACATCATGgccttgcccaacacaagttaaaaTCGTTGATACGCCATGCATCGAACACAGGTCCACAGTATTATGGGAAGCCAAACGTTCTAGCTACAGTACCACCATGGCGGCTACACTGtagtatattttgtttgatattcaTGTAGGTATATATAGGTGTTGTACATCTATCATATTTATTGTGGCCGTACGATCTTACCTAGATTTCTTAATTTCCAGTTAAAAGTTGAGCTACGCCAAGCATTTCACTACCGAGATTCTCCCCTCGTTTTAGAAGCGGATATACCTCCACCCTCTCGCCTGAGCGACGtggtaaataatagtacattatgcaacgagcctataatggtagtaattaagacgctagtatgttTATGAATtcagcgcaagcgagtttcataattttcatacgagcgtcttaattaccagtataggcaagtttcatatgactttttatgctcgaccatatttctaacttgaaattattcataagtattcatgttattcttatctgactggggagcggaactgaccttgtgcaatatctcgtaaattgtgagatgtgcgcagacgcgaaagtattgattttttccgaggaacaaatgccattgaccttgatataatctggagagtaaaatgaacattaatcttgatataaccttgaaattgatttagacattgaaaaacgagatgacaaattgaatttatttgaattttatttacaattaacgctaattattatagtaacagaacataaccttctgcgtcagtattggatttccagcctccgtgacatttcgctagttgtctttcgattgcatatccgagaataatcgatacttgcgctttcatattgctacaatggtgttttctgattggtggaacacctgaactttaatgaataggtgtactttaatgaggtccattaaagggctgctaccaggtgtataattactacatttcggcatggtcgagcataaaagtataaTCCAACTTGCaacattcataattaatttcccCCATATAACAATTTACTGTAATTTCCCTCTATTGGATATAACGCGGTCCCTTGAGGGAGCGTTAtatcgaggtttcactgtattcatATATATCAGAGTTTTCCTGTCTATTTTGTCGCATCCATCCCTCCCTCCACAGGCTTCGGCATGTATTCTCCGTCACTCTAGTTTCCCATCTCTCCACCTCTTTCCACAGACAGCAGAAGGACGTCAACGGAGACCGGCGCATGACATAGGCGTACATAACTCATCTACtgtatatttccatgaaaccCTTGAGGTATATTAGAGAATGGAACGTGACGGACCGCGCGAAAAACCACAAGGCACGAAGGTCATCTTACACTTGTTTCCACGGTATCATGAGTGACGTTAGAGTAAAGCTTTCAGTTCATAAGTTACAGTTTTCGTCTATTGTACATTGAACATAGTTGTTTCACATcaagaaatgtaaattaatttaatcataactCCTTGACGAAGATTTGTGAGAGAATGTGCTAATCTGAAGGTGGGATATACTTGGTTAAAATCCTAAGAATGGGGGTAACCCCCCTAGTGATAATAAAGTGGTGAATATTAGGAATTTTACTGtagatatttcatttcctatcAAAAAAGTTTGATTTACTAATCTGAGCCTAtaggttttttaatttttcaaataggTTTGGTATTCTATGCTAGTAAAACAAACTGTACTCagaaatttcatttaaaataatttaatgagaAACTCATTAACAGAATTCTTAGTATTAAAGATCTATTTCTTGTTGATTGATGAATGACCTACTTGTTTAATCATAAATGCATTTGCTATTTGTTAATGTGATTATACACACATGAAGTTCTAGTATTACACGTAGACTTCACGACAGACGCGGTAGATGGGATCATAGACTTGCGATTTCGCACACGTGCTTCTTTTCAGCCTTCTCCAGTCCAGCAGTATCGTGAAAGACGGTAGCTCGGGCATGGCGGTGGACACAGGGTAGGACTCGTCCTCGTTCACAAAGTAACACTCCTCGGAAACACTGAATCCGTTGCAGATCAAGCAGTGACGATTTCTATACGTTGTTGCACCGTGACACACACGGGCCGTGTACGACTCGCACATATTTCGAACTTGGACGCCCATCCATGTCTTGCTGCACTGGCTAACGACCTCCAATTCGCAGCTTCTTAGCAAGGAGTACACATCCAGTGGTGGCCGGAACTGCAGGTTGCACACCGATCGCGCTCCCTCAAATTCCAGGCCCCAATCCTTGGTTTCGGGGTCGAAGGAGAACAGTTCAGCGGTGGACTTGCCGGACTCTAGCCTGTCGGGGACGTCGTCACACTGGAATTCCGCATTCCATATGACGGAGGAGTCGGCGAAGACATCACGGTGGCAGGCTGCGCAGTACCAATTTCGGTAGGTTATGTTGGTACTTCTGCTGGTGAGGGGGGCGTCGAGGATCGGCACTCTGTAGTTGAAGTCCGGCCGTTCGCAGCGCTCGCGTACTTCGGTGCCCTGCCAGGTACTGGGGCAGTGCTGCACTTCATACAGGACGTACCCGAACTCGTGGGCGCAGGTGAAGGGAGATCCGGCAAGTACCTGTTCCTCCGGCTTGAAGTGCGGTGAACTGCGACAGCAGTCTCGGTACCGTGCGCATTGAGCATCGCAAGCGCATATGTTCTGCTTGGACTCTCCTGCCACACAGTCTGGCCTAGAACCAAGACCAGAGATCAACGGATTTCATAAACTTTGTTCCGTTCGTTGTCGCCAGACATCTCTTTTCTGAATTTAATCAGTGATTACAGTAAACATGTAATCAGTGATTACAGTACAAATGAAGCAAAAGTCATCGTTGAATAAGCTTACAGTAGGCTATAGCTTGACAATATAGACTGAAGTTCCGAAAATGTATGCGTCAAGGTGACGTGTTCATAAGCCCCGCCAGTCACAGGAATGTTCCACGATTTGTCACTACAGTCTTGTCACATTTTCATATCTCTCTTGAACTTCGTCCCGTTAACATAACTTGATTAATATTGTGGTCGCAGAGAAAGAAGCAACTTCTGCGCTACGTCCataatatgtagactatttgttttgtatgtacgagtacagatcgattatttagtcctgacagctcggcgacacgaaagaggggaagtaatagaagtagtggggggagctccggagtagagatagggcgagcggtcggtaaaggaatgcagtacagcttaaaggGTGGTagacaataaaccgggaacggaaccGACAAcgcgaacgagaacggaaattatgttaaaataaatgtatttaaatgtgaacgttcacaatagttaattgtgaatgctcacatttaagtacatttattttaacaatatttccgttctcgttctcgtttgcattccaagtttattgtgaaccagccttaattgtactagaaacatagctttctaccgcacgcatgacatccgatcgctcctaaggcaagcgagtgactaacccaaacatcccttggcgtaactaaatggacacgcctgacccaggcgcacatggCCGACGATTGTCAgcactaaataatcgtactgtatgtaaaaaaaaaacgcgACATTAGAACAAAACAGCATTTTCCCTTTCCTCCCTTTGGTAGCAGTCAGCTGGAGAACGGTCGGGTGGACGGGCAGGCAGATAAGCGCGGAATGAATGTCACTTTTgtgttaaaggctggttcacaataaaccgggaacgcaaacgacgagaacgagaacggaaatattgttaaaataaatgtatttaaatgtgagcattcacaattaactattttgaatcttcacttttaaatacatttattttaacattatttccgttcatgttctcgttgtcgtttccgttcccggtttattgtgaatcagccttaagggTGAGATAATAATGAGATTCAGTATAGTATTGCAAAATTTATTTGTGTTCGcattaaaaataaaggaaagaatgaCTGTATTCGTGGTGAAAATCCTCCTTTCTAAAAGTTGTAGTGAGAACAATAAAGTTTATAGTAATCTTTTAAATTAGATAATAGCATCACTCTTAACAGAATTGTGACATTCATTGCTTTTTCCCGTGTACGCTTCACATTATACGAGTATATATGACAACGTCGTGTCCACTTCGTGTGTGACGCCAGAAATGCGAGTAACGTATCTAATTCCCATTGGCCAATGGATTCGGGGAGCAGATGggagtttaaaaatatttacgttACGGAGCTGTCAAAAGTTGGTTCTTTCCCTGTTGGCAGGGAGAGGTTATGTTCATTATCAACTTTTGAGTACAACTGACATTGAGAATACGTGTTTCGCTCGCAGGAGAGTAGTAAATACACTACTGAATCCAAAAATTGATTTATATACTTACAGGaagatattactatgatgtaccgaagtacatatgatattttagtgcaggaattctgcgttaccatatgatgaaacACTGgttgaacggagaaaaattctctccggaccAGGATCCGAACTCGAATTTTCAGATCGGGTacttagtgtgttggacattgtggcactgtcacatattctatgatacagtacatgagggtaggccaccaaagggaaactgagaggaatTCAATCGTCATCGGAactggtatggcttagtggataaagcgtcagcacgtagagctgaaaacccgggttcaggtcccggtgctggagagaatttttctccgttctactcaTCCTTCATCACAATAGGAAGATGTTGAGTAATGTTCTGAAGACGATTGATTCAAGGTATGCCTCATGTATTTAAATTGCCGCCAAACGTTGCAAAAGTTACGAAAATCCTTTTACTGTCTTGCTTTGTTAGAAATGTAGTAAGTAATTTAAAACTAGGTTTCATTGATGTAGTATAATTCGCGCCATATATGGTCCCTTGTAATCTTCGGCCCGCCCACGATATTCTTTGCTAGCTTATCGAAATATGCTTACTGCGTGGAAAGTCTATACTcgaattgaaataataaaatacaatacattcgAACATGTCTAATTCGAATGTTTCTAATTTGAAATCGCAAATAATTCGAACTTTTCTCGTGGTCTCTTGACATTCCTATGCAATGCAATGTTAAAAAATCGtctgtaattcaatttttttttcttattcgtaGTGGAACCCAAAGAAATTCAGTTTCAAAATTACGAAACATGAGTGAGCAACATAGCGCGAACAGATTGTCGCCCAATCTTCAAATGAAGAAGGGTCATGGCATCCCCAAAAACCATTGCCTACATTCGCCCAACCCATGGACCAAATCCAGAAATTAAGGTTCTGTGTTAGACAACAAAATGTGGGTGAAACTATTTATTAATCGGTCAATAAACTCTTGGAATTTTGCATGAATGAAAGattgaatgcaaaaaaaaaagtataaatttaAAGAAGCTTTTGAATGTTCTATCGTataaaaactttaataaatttcTCTAATTGGAAGTCTTGGACTATtcgatttttttaaatgctcCCTTCAACTTCGAATTAACGAAATTTGACTGTGTGTACTTAGGCTGGcatcatactgcatcggacattctgtctcggggAAGTCGGTTTTGTCTCGAACCGTTCGATGACTGTGATTAcatgcattgttatgaggctgcagcaaaCTGCATCGCGTCGCGGTACATTCGTCCGATGCAGTACGCTGCAACCTCATAAGAATGCCTGTAATCACCAGACAGCCGATTTTCGGTTCCTATACTGAACGTTAGGTATACGTTAGTTGCATggaggtcattgaactcattgctacgcttCCTCCAACGCTAAGGAACGTAACGTCTTGTTGCTGTGTAGGAATCGAAAACCCGCTGTCTGGTAATCACCGACACATCGAATtatccgagacaaaaccgtcctgtctgaaacaaaatgtccgatgcagtatgctgcagagTAATGCACTGTAgcccacagctcagcactgcTAGCCCGCACGCGTCAGTAGCCCAGCCCTatccaagaccaacactgcttgacgCGGCCATTTCCTAGCCCATCGCACTGCTCAGCACTGCACTGACATCAACCCATCAGTTAGTTGCATTGTACTGTTTTTCCGCTAGCGCGCATTGGTTGTGCTCTCGCTTGGCACAATCCGCACAacatacaaaatgaaattattttccactgcCGTCGAACACAGTTTTAAAAGCTGTCCAAATGGTACTTTCTTAAATTTCCATCcgactctgttgttttaaactATCTAACAGCGATTTTgtccttcactactttttctctagagaggCTGTATTTTAGAATGTGTGCTTCCACGGCCAgtgtctgtgatgaaggttttccgggctgagatgccgtggtctaTTATTCTATCAGTCTACCAgtctttgcgatgcaccattatttggactcatcttgaaaaaacagaaatcaaaaactgaaacaaaaacgTTTAGAAGTACTTCAACTAGCTTATGGaaatcatttaaatatatataatactttgAAGCACAATTAAAATATTGTGCCAATTGTTCTTGTGTTCTActgattatttaaaaatttaatttatgttgtaaatataaaacataatagtGATATTTGCCATGGATAGGAATTGCTGGAAAACTCGAGAAGAACTCTTACCTGGACCATTGGCTTGCCCAATGCAAGTTATAGATCGTTggtacgccggggatcgaacctacgTCCAAAAGATATTAGTAATTCCAACGCTCTAGGCACTAAACCATCGTGCCAGCTGCACTGCAGTGCGATAttgatgaatatatatatatatatatttcagtgaCTTTATATGGAAAACCTCGAGACATATTAGAGTATGGAGCATGAAGAATGGCGCGAAAAACCACgaggcacgaagttcatcttacccttctgtttccatggtatcaAGAGTGACATCAGAGTAACCCTTTCATTTCAAAACGTTATAATTTTCGTCTTTTGTAGCTGGGACATAGGTATTTCACGTCAAgagatgtaaatataatttagttATGACTCCTTGGCAAagaatgatgaggaaatggaaatGTACCTCTCAGGCCTCTGATTTGAAGATAGGAAATACGTCGATCTGACCATCTGAGCCTCCgggtttttcaaattttgaaataggTTTGGTATTGCATGCTAGTAAAAACACTCCATTAGAGCTTTCATTCAGAATAATTTAATGAGAAACTCAAAGCAGAATATTCAGCACTACAAATCTCCTTCTTGTTGCGTAGGCCTATTGAATTACCTGAATGTTTCACCATAAATATGTTCCATATTTGTTCatcttattacataaaataagttcttaaaatatagcctatagatAGAGAGGCGAGACCTGTCATGTGAGCTACACGAGTTGGGAGAGAATGGGAGATGAGAAACAAGTTTGTTTCTGTTTggttaatattacacgaatctacaGGCATGGAAGTGCAATTCAGACTAAAATCTTATTTTCTCCTCCATACCCATTAGTGGTACAGCTACAGCacgtgataaggtcacaggacaggtcttgcctcccctACTATATTACATGTAAACTTTGCGACAGACGCGGTAGATGGGATCAAACACTTCTGATTTCGCACACGAGCTCCTTTTCAGCCTTTTCCAGTCCAACAGCAGCGTGAAGGACTGTCCGCCGACTATTAACGGCTTGCTGGTGGTGCTGGTGCCAACCACAG from Periplaneta americana isolate PAMFEO1 chromosome 15, P.americana_PAMFEO1_priV1, whole genome shotgun sequence harbors:
- the LOC138714992 gene encoding uncharacterized protein isoform X1 — encoded protein: MAWCKPLLRLTTTLLLMEIFTAASENVTEGSVFAPTTELWPSEPDCVAGESKQNICACDAQCARYRDCCRSSPHFKPEEQVLAGSPFTCAHEFGYVLYEVQHCPSTWQGTEVRERCERPDFNYRVPILDAPLTSRSTNITYRNWYCAACHRDVFADSSVIWNAEFQCDDVPDRLESGKSTAELFSFDPETKDWGLEFEGARSVCNLQFRPPLDVYSLLRSCELEVVSQCSKTWMGVQVRNMCESYTARVCHGATTYRNRHCLICNGFSVSEECYFVNEDESYPVSTAMPELPSFTILLDWRRLKRSTCAKSQVYDPIYRVCREVYV